GAGTATTCTATAATGTTTCTACCAAATTCATCATTCCCTACTCTGGCTATTATACCACATGTCAAATGATTCCTAATAACCGCTATACAGAAATTAAGTTCAGAACCAGCTATATGCTTCTCGAAATAGTTAACAAACCTTAGAGGTCCAGGGGTAAAAGAATTGAATTGAATTAGGGGCTCTCCTAAAGCTACTATATCAACCATAGGGTTATATTATTGTTTCAGTATTTTAAGCTCTATAAGCTTGGCTTTAATACCTTCCACCTTGCTAATAAGTTGCTTTTCCTCCTCGCTGTCCAATGGGAATATTGGAGGTCTGGGATAACCTAAATCATAACCTTGGAAATATTTAGTTAGAACGTAATTTGAAGATAGGCTACCGAATATTCTGGAAGCCTCTATTACCTCATCATGCAAGAATTGTAACTTTAATGCTTCATCTATTCTCTTTTCCATGGCCAATTTCTTTATGGCAACCGTAACTTCTGGCAGGTAATTGGACCCTGCTGCAACACTTCCATCTAACCCAGTAGAGATTACAGTTGTAATTAACATATCTGAACCACTATAAACTTTCATGTTAGGATTAAGACGTTTATAGTCAAGCGTATGTATTATATTTTCTATAGTATCTTTAACTCCTACTAAACAACCTATCTCTTTAGCTATCTTAGCATC
The nucleotide sequence above comes from Sulfolobus tengchongensis. Encoded proteins:
- a CDS encoding bifunctional 2-dehydro-3-deoxy-phosphogluconate/2-dehydro-3-deoxy-6-phosphogalactonate aldolase, with protein sequence MAEIITPIITPFTKDNRIDKEKLKIHAENLIKKGIDKIFVNGTTGLGPSLSPEEKLENLKVVYDITNRIIFQVGGLNLEESIKLAKLSKDYDIVGIASYAPYYYPRMPEKHLVKYFKTLCEISPHPVYLYNYPSATGKDIDAKIAKEIGCLVGVKDTIENIIHTLDYKRLNPNMKVYSGSDMLITTVISTGLDGSVAAGSNYLPEVTVAIKKLAMEKRIDEALKLQFLHDEVIEASRIFGSLSSNYVLTKYFQGYDLGYPRPPIFPLDSEEEKQLISKVEGIKAKLIELKILKQ